In the Sphaerodactylus townsendi isolate TG3544 linkage group LG10, MPM_Stown_v2.3, whole genome shotgun sequence genome, one interval contains:
- the SRD5A3 gene encoding polyprenol reductase, with amino-acid sequence MPLSWPRVLLPGKVLQPPLGSSLTTLSLAGLFHSLVRYGKTKSGCAQRPAWQQYFDVPKRWFCHFYVVAVIWNGILLLWLIQSLFFSRPFPVWFQELLSVLGEGSQDRNKGGESLSAFLVCLFVWLNSCRRLWECFYISVFSKGVIHVVQYFFGLSYYVLVGLTVLSQVPLRVWAGRGDRLIVCWYHVLGFLMFVWASVHQHRCLMILANLRKDKSGKVSTVCMVHVFLLLREVVSSQSLDHSTLLALLLESRNGLNVQDY; translated from the exons ATGCCGCTTTCCTGGCCGCGCGTTCTCCTCCCTGGGAAGGTGCTGCAGCCTCCACTTGGGTCTTCGTTAACAACGCTCAGCCTTGCGGGGCTCTTCCACTCTCTGGTGCGCTACGGGAAGACCAAGAGCGGCTGTGCACAGCGCCCAGCCTGGCAGCAGTACTTCGATGTGCCTAAAAG GTGGTTCTGTCACTTCTATgttgtggctgtgatctggaatGGCATTCTACTCCTTTGGCTTATCCAAAGCCTGTTCTTCTCACGGCCCTTCCCAGTTTGGTTTCAGGAGTTGCTCAGTGTTCTTGGGGAAGGATCCCAGGATCGGAACAAAG GTGGCGAGTCCCTTTCTGCTTTCCTGGTTTGCCTTTTTGTCTGGCTGAACAGTTGTAGGCGACTCTGGGAATGTTTTTACATCAGCGTATTCTCCAAAGGAGTCATTCACGTTGTGCAGTATTTCTTTGGACTCTCTTACTACGTGCTGGTGGGCTTAACAGTGTTAAGTCAAGTGCCACTTCGTGTCTGGGCAG GGAGAGGGGACAGGCTGATTGTCTGCTGGTACCATGTCCTTGGATTCCTGATGTTTGTTTGGGCCTCCGTTCATCAACACAGGTGCCTTATGATTCTAGCAAATCTGAGGAAAGATAAATCAGGTAAGGTGTCTACAGTCTGCATGGTTCATGTTTTTCTCCTCTTAA GAGAGGTGGTAAGCTCGCAGTCCTTGGACCACAGCACTCTTTTGGCTTTACTACTCGAGTCTCGAAATGGTCTCAATGTCCAAGACTACTAA